In one Oryzias latipes chromosome 13, ASM223467v1 genomic region, the following are encoded:
- the hnrnpl gene encoding heterogeneous nuclear ribonucleoprotein L isoform X1 has translation MATAASRYYNEDGRATKRQKTDGMATGYEDPHKTLPSVVVHVRGLVDGVTEADLVEALQEFGAISYVVVMPNKRQALVEYEDMNGSSTAVTYAADNQVYIAGHPAFINYSTSKKISRPGDSDDSRSVNNVLLFTIMNPIYPITTDVLYTICNNCGPVQRIVIFRKNGVQAMVEFDSVQSAQRAKASLNGADIYSGCCTLKIEYAKPTRLNVFKNDQDTWDYTNPNLGGPDGDADGNGSSAEDMNANPNKRPRQPALLGDHPPEYGGGYHGYDENYGSPPYEGRRMGPTMRGRGGRSYGPNYGPPPPPPGEYGAHADSPVVMVYGLDPVKMNADRVFNIFCLYGNVERVKFMKSKPGACMVEMGDCYAVDRAITHLNNNFLFGQKLNVCVSKQQAIVPGQSYELEDGSSSFKDFHGSRNNRFTSPEQAAKNRIQHPSNVLHFFNAQPDVTTEIFSEICEEIGVKSPVNVKMFTGKSGAAPSDRSASGLLEWESINDAMEALALMNHYQMKNPESVVCVPAGPYPYTLKLCFSTVQHAN, from the exons ATGGCTACTGCGGCGAGCCGCTACTACAACGAGGACGGCAGGGCaactaaaagacagaaaaccgACGGAATGGCCACA GGATACGAAGACCCACACAAGACCCTCCCCTCAGTGGTGGTTCATGTCCGGGGGCTCGTGGATGGCGTCACCGAGGCTGACCTTGTGGAGGCCCTGCAAGAGTTTGGAGCCATCAG TTATGTGGTGGTGATGCCAAACAAGCGCCAGGCGCTGGTGGAGTATGAGGACATGAACGGTTCATCCACAGCCGTAACCTACGCCGCAGACAACCAGGTGTACATCGCCGGCCACCCAGCCTTCATAAACTACTCCACCAGTAAGAAGATCTCCAGACCGGGAGACTCAGACGATTCCAGAAGTGTCAACAACGTCCTTCTGTTCACAATCATGAACCCCATCTACCCCATCACCACG GATGTTCTTTACACCATCTGCAACAACTGTGGGCCTGTCCAGAGAATCGTCATCTTCAGAAAGAACGGAGTCCAGGCAATGGTTGa GTTTGATTCCGTGCAAAGTGCTCAGCGGGCGAAAGCCTCGCTCAACGGAGCCGACATCTACTCTGGCTGCTGTACTCTAAAGATCGAGTACGCAAAG cCCACACGCCTGAACGTGTTCAAGAATGACCAGGACACCTGGGACTACACAAACCCCAACCTGGGGGGGCCAG ATGGTGATGCAGATGGCAATGGGAgcagtgcag AGGACATGAACGCCAATCCCAACAAGCGGCCGAGGCAGCCCGCTCTACTGGGGGACCACCCACCAGAGTACG GAGGCGGTTACCACGGCTACGATGAAAACTATGGCTCCCCACCCTACGAGGGTCGACGGATGGGGCCTACCATGAGGGGACGTGGAGGGAGAAGCTACGGGCCGAACTACGGACCTCCCCCACCCCCGCCGGGCGAGTACGGCGCCCACGCAGACTCGCCGGTCGTCATGGTTTACGGGCTCGACCCGGTCAAGATGAACGCAGACCGCGTCTTTAACATCTTCTGTCTCTATGGAAACGTAGAGAGG GTGAAGTTTATGAAGAGTAAACCTGGAGCGTGCATGGTGGAAATGGGTGACTGCTATGCGGTGGATCGTGCCATCACTCACCTCAacaacaacttcctgtttggccaGAAGCTGAATGTGTG CGTCTCAAAGCAGCAGGCCATCGTTCCCGGTCAGAGCTATGAGCTGGAAGACGGATCGAGCAGCTTCAAAGACTTCCACGGCTCCAGGAACAACCGCTTCACCTCCCCCGAGCAGGCGGCCAAGAACCGCATCCAGCACCCAAGCAACGTGTTGCACTTCTTCAACGCGCAGCCCGACGTCACAACAGAGATCTTCTCTGAG ATTTGCGAGGAGATTGGTGTGAAGAGTCCCGTTAATGTCAAAATGTTCACCGGAAAGA GCGGCGCTGCCCCCAGTGACCGCAGCGCGTCGGGTCTGTTGGAGTGGGAATCCATCAACGACGCTATGGAAGCCCTGGCCCTGATGAACCACTACCAGATGAAGAACCCAG AGTCTGTTGTGTGCGTTCCAGCCGGTCCGTACCCGTACACCCTGAAGCTTTGCTTCTCCACTGTCCAGCACGCCAACTGA
- the LOC101155211 gene encoding serine/arginine-rich splicing factor 7 isoform X1, whose protein sequence is MSYYSSSRSSSRATDCKVYVGDLGNGAAKGELERAFSYYGPLRSVWVARNPPGFAFVEFEDPRDAEDAVKGMDGKLLCGSRVRVEMSTGLSRKGRGRLSRRQFDPNDKCYQCGDRGHYAYDCYRYSKRGRRSRSRSHSRSRSRSRSHGRRHRTRSRSRSRSYSRSRRRSPSYSRRRSRSGSQARSKSRTSVRSRSRSRSRSRSGSAPRRGRSASRSRSRSRSRSRSPSANHKRNSVWWELSTALTPQLIPGPGSASWRCVRPAGG, encoded by the exons ATGTCTTATTACTCTTCCTCCCGTAGTTCATCTCGAGCGACAGACTGTAAAGTTTACGTCGGGGACCTCGGCAATGGAGCTGCCAAGGGCGAGCTGGAGCGAGCGTTCAGTTATTACGGGCCGCTGCGAAGCGTGTGGGTGGCCAGGAACCCACCTGGATTCGCCTTTGTGGAGTTTGAGGACCCCAGAGATGCAGAGGATGCTGTCAAAGGCATGGATGGAAA GCTTCTCTGTGGGTCCCGTGTTCGAGTAGAGATGTCCACGGGTCTTTCCAGGAAGGGCCGCGGACGCCTTAGCCGTCGGCAGTTTGATCCCAACGACAAATGCTACCAATGTGGGGACCGGGGCCACTATGCCTACGACTGCTACCGGTACAGCAAGAGGGGCCGTCGCAGCCG GTCTCGCTCTCATTCACGATCTCGCTCCAGGTCCAGGTCTCACGGGCGCCGCCACCGCACTCGATCCCGCAGCCGTAGCCGTAGCTACAGCAG GAGCCGCCGTCGCTCCCCCTCTTATTCCAGGCGCCGAAGCAG GTCTGGTTCCCAGGCTCGGTCCAAGTCCAGGACTTCAGTGAGAAG TCGTTCTCGATCCAGGTCTCGGTCTCGGTCTGGGTCTGCACCAAGAAGGGGGCGCTCCGCTTCCCGATCCCGGTCCAGATCCAGATCTAGATCTCGATCTCCATCTGCCAACCACAAGCGGAACAG cgTGTGGTGGGAGCTGAGCACTGCACTGACACCGCAGCTGATCCCAGGCCCAGGGTCTGCCAGCTGGCGGTGTGTACGTCCTGCAGGAGGGTGA
- the LOC101155211 gene encoding serine/arginine-rich splicing factor 7 isoform X3, whose protein sequence is MSYYSSSRSSSRATDCKVYVGDLGNGAAKGELERAFSYYGPLRSVWVARNPPGFAFVEFEDPRDAEDAVKGMDGKLLCGSRVRVEMSTGLSRKGRGRLSRRQFDPNDKCYQCGDRGHYAYDCYRYSKRGRRSRSRSHSRSRSRSRSHGRRHRTRSRSRSRSYSRSRRRSPSYSRRRSRSGSQARSKSRTSVRSRSRSRSRSRSGSAPRRGRSASRSRSRSRSRSRSPSANHKRNSRSRSATPKRSPTPADD, encoded by the exons ATGTCTTATTACTCTTCCTCCCGTAGTTCATCTCGAGCGACAGACTGTAAAGTTTACGTCGGGGACCTCGGCAATGGAGCTGCCAAGGGCGAGCTGGAGCGAGCGTTCAGTTATTACGGGCCGCTGCGAAGCGTGTGGGTGGCCAGGAACCCACCTGGATTCGCCTTTGTGGAGTTTGAGGACCCCAGAGATGCAGAGGATGCTGTCAAAGGCATGGATGGAAA GCTTCTCTGTGGGTCCCGTGTTCGAGTAGAGATGTCCACGGGTCTTTCCAGGAAGGGCCGCGGACGCCTTAGCCGTCGGCAGTTTGATCCCAACGACAAATGCTACCAATGTGGGGACCGGGGCCACTATGCCTACGACTGCTACCGGTACAGCAAGAGGGGCCGTCGCAGCCG GTCTCGCTCTCATTCACGATCTCGCTCCAGGTCCAGGTCTCACGGGCGCCGCCACCGCACTCGATCCCGCAGCCGTAGCCGTAGCTACAGCAG GAGCCGCCGTCGCTCCCCCTCTTATTCCAGGCGCCGAAGCAG GTCTGGTTCCCAGGCTCGGTCCAAGTCCAGGACTTCAGTGAGAAG TCGTTCTCGATCCAGGTCTCGGTCTCGGTCTGGGTCTGCACCAAGAAGGGGGCGCTCCGCTTCCCGATCCCGGTCCAGATCCAGATCTAGATCTCGATCTCCATCTGCCAACCACAAGCGGAACAG CCGCTCCCGTTCGGCAACTCCAAAGCGAAGCCCCACACCTGCAGATGACTGA
- the hnrnpl gene encoding heterogeneous nuclear ribonucleoprotein L isoform X4, translated as MATAASRYYNEDGRATKRQKTDGMATGYEDPHKTLPSVVVHVRGLVDGVTEADLVEALQEFGAISYVVVMPNKRQALVEYEDMNGSSTAVTYAADNQVYIAGHPAFINYSTSKKISRPGDSDDSRSVNNVLLFTIMNPIYPITTDVLYTICNNCGPVQRIVIFRKNGVQAMVEFDSVQSAQRAKASLNGADIYSGCCTLKIEYAKPTRLNVFKNDQDTWDYTNPNLGGPEDMNANPNKRPRQPALLGDHPPEYGGGYHGYDENYGSPPYEGRRMGPTMRGRGGRSYGPNYGPPPPPPGEYGAHADSPVVMVYGLDPVKMNADRVFNIFCLYGNVERVKFMKSKPGACMVEMGDCYAVDRAITHLNNNFLFGQKLNVCVSKQQAIVPGQSYELEDGSSSFKDFHGSRNNRFTSPEQAAKNRIQHPSNVLHFFNAQPDVTTEIFSEICEEIGVKSPVNVKMFTGKSGAAPSDRSASGLLEWESINDAMEALALMNHYQMKNPAGPYPYTLKLCFSTVQHAN; from the exons ATGGCTACTGCGGCGAGCCGCTACTACAACGAGGACGGCAGGGCaactaaaagacagaaaaccgACGGAATGGCCACA GGATACGAAGACCCACACAAGACCCTCCCCTCAGTGGTGGTTCATGTCCGGGGGCTCGTGGATGGCGTCACCGAGGCTGACCTTGTGGAGGCCCTGCAAGAGTTTGGAGCCATCAG TTATGTGGTGGTGATGCCAAACAAGCGCCAGGCGCTGGTGGAGTATGAGGACATGAACGGTTCATCCACAGCCGTAACCTACGCCGCAGACAACCAGGTGTACATCGCCGGCCACCCAGCCTTCATAAACTACTCCACCAGTAAGAAGATCTCCAGACCGGGAGACTCAGACGATTCCAGAAGTGTCAACAACGTCCTTCTGTTCACAATCATGAACCCCATCTACCCCATCACCACG GATGTTCTTTACACCATCTGCAACAACTGTGGGCCTGTCCAGAGAATCGTCATCTTCAGAAAGAACGGAGTCCAGGCAATGGTTGa GTTTGATTCCGTGCAAAGTGCTCAGCGGGCGAAAGCCTCGCTCAACGGAGCCGACATCTACTCTGGCTGCTGTACTCTAAAGATCGAGTACGCAAAG cCCACACGCCTGAACGTGTTCAAGAATGACCAGGACACCTGGGACTACACAAACCCCAACCTGGGGGGGCCAG AGGACATGAACGCCAATCCCAACAAGCGGCCGAGGCAGCCCGCTCTACTGGGGGACCACCCACCAGAGTACG GAGGCGGTTACCACGGCTACGATGAAAACTATGGCTCCCCACCCTACGAGGGTCGACGGATGGGGCCTACCATGAGGGGACGTGGAGGGAGAAGCTACGGGCCGAACTACGGACCTCCCCCACCCCCGCCGGGCGAGTACGGCGCCCACGCAGACTCGCCGGTCGTCATGGTTTACGGGCTCGACCCGGTCAAGATGAACGCAGACCGCGTCTTTAACATCTTCTGTCTCTATGGAAACGTAGAGAGG GTGAAGTTTATGAAGAGTAAACCTGGAGCGTGCATGGTGGAAATGGGTGACTGCTATGCGGTGGATCGTGCCATCACTCACCTCAacaacaacttcctgtttggccaGAAGCTGAATGTGTG CGTCTCAAAGCAGCAGGCCATCGTTCCCGGTCAGAGCTATGAGCTGGAAGACGGATCGAGCAGCTTCAAAGACTTCCACGGCTCCAGGAACAACCGCTTCACCTCCCCCGAGCAGGCGGCCAAGAACCGCATCCAGCACCCAAGCAACGTGTTGCACTTCTTCAACGCGCAGCCCGACGTCACAACAGAGATCTTCTCTGAG ATTTGCGAGGAGATTGGTGTGAAGAGTCCCGTTAATGTCAAAATGTTCACCGGAAAGA GCGGCGCTGCCCCCAGTGACCGCAGCGCGTCGGGTCTGTTGGAGTGGGAATCCATCAACGACGCTATGGAAGCCCTGGCCCTGATGAACCACTACCAGATGAAGAACCCAG CCGGTCCGTACCCGTACACCCTGAAGCTTTGCTTCTCCACTGTCCAGCACGCCAACTGA
- the hnrnpl gene encoding heterogeneous nuclear ribonucleoprotein L isoform X3, translating to MATAASRYYNEDGRATKRQKTDGMATGYEDPHKTLPSVVVHVRGLVDGVTEADLVEALQEFGAISYVVVMPNKRQALVEYEDMNGSSTAVTYAADNQVYIAGHPAFINYSTSKKISRPGDSDDSRSVNNVLLFTIMNPIYPITTDVLYTICNNCGPVQRIVIFRKNGVQAMVEFDSVQSAQRAKASLNGADIYSGCCTLKIEYAKPTRLNVFKNDQDTWDYTNPNLGGPEDMNANPNKRPRQPALLGDHPPEYGGGYHGYDENYGSPPYEGRRMGPTMRGRGGRSYGPNYGPPPPPPGEYGAHADSPVVMVYGLDPVKMNADRVFNIFCLYGNVERVKFMKSKPGACMVEMGDCYAVDRAITHLNNNFLFGQKLNVCVSKQQAIVPGQSYELEDGSSSFKDFHGSRNNRFTSPEQAAKNRIQHPSNVLHFFNAQPDVTTEIFSEICEEIGVKSPVNVKMFTGKSGAAPSDRSASGLLEWESINDAMEALALMNHYQMKNPESVVCVPAGPYPYTLKLCFSTVQHAN from the exons ATGGCTACTGCGGCGAGCCGCTACTACAACGAGGACGGCAGGGCaactaaaagacagaaaaccgACGGAATGGCCACA GGATACGAAGACCCACACAAGACCCTCCCCTCAGTGGTGGTTCATGTCCGGGGGCTCGTGGATGGCGTCACCGAGGCTGACCTTGTGGAGGCCCTGCAAGAGTTTGGAGCCATCAG TTATGTGGTGGTGATGCCAAACAAGCGCCAGGCGCTGGTGGAGTATGAGGACATGAACGGTTCATCCACAGCCGTAACCTACGCCGCAGACAACCAGGTGTACATCGCCGGCCACCCAGCCTTCATAAACTACTCCACCAGTAAGAAGATCTCCAGACCGGGAGACTCAGACGATTCCAGAAGTGTCAACAACGTCCTTCTGTTCACAATCATGAACCCCATCTACCCCATCACCACG GATGTTCTTTACACCATCTGCAACAACTGTGGGCCTGTCCAGAGAATCGTCATCTTCAGAAAGAACGGAGTCCAGGCAATGGTTGa GTTTGATTCCGTGCAAAGTGCTCAGCGGGCGAAAGCCTCGCTCAACGGAGCCGACATCTACTCTGGCTGCTGTACTCTAAAGATCGAGTACGCAAAG cCCACACGCCTGAACGTGTTCAAGAATGACCAGGACACCTGGGACTACACAAACCCCAACCTGGGGGGGCCAG AGGACATGAACGCCAATCCCAACAAGCGGCCGAGGCAGCCCGCTCTACTGGGGGACCACCCACCAGAGTACG GAGGCGGTTACCACGGCTACGATGAAAACTATGGCTCCCCACCCTACGAGGGTCGACGGATGGGGCCTACCATGAGGGGACGTGGAGGGAGAAGCTACGGGCCGAACTACGGACCTCCCCCACCCCCGCCGGGCGAGTACGGCGCCCACGCAGACTCGCCGGTCGTCATGGTTTACGGGCTCGACCCGGTCAAGATGAACGCAGACCGCGTCTTTAACATCTTCTGTCTCTATGGAAACGTAGAGAGG GTGAAGTTTATGAAGAGTAAACCTGGAGCGTGCATGGTGGAAATGGGTGACTGCTATGCGGTGGATCGTGCCATCACTCACCTCAacaacaacttcctgtttggccaGAAGCTGAATGTGTG CGTCTCAAAGCAGCAGGCCATCGTTCCCGGTCAGAGCTATGAGCTGGAAGACGGATCGAGCAGCTTCAAAGACTTCCACGGCTCCAGGAACAACCGCTTCACCTCCCCCGAGCAGGCGGCCAAGAACCGCATCCAGCACCCAAGCAACGTGTTGCACTTCTTCAACGCGCAGCCCGACGTCACAACAGAGATCTTCTCTGAG ATTTGCGAGGAGATTGGTGTGAAGAGTCCCGTTAATGTCAAAATGTTCACCGGAAAGA GCGGCGCTGCCCCCAGTGACCGCAGCGCGTCGGGTCTGTTGGAGTGGGAATCCATCAACGACGCTATGGAAGCCCTGGCCCTGATGAACCACTACCAGATGAAGAACCCAG AGTCTGTTGTGTGCGTTCCAGCCGGTCCGTACCCGTACACCCTGAAGCTTTGCTTCTCCACTGTCCAGCACGCCAACTGA
- the LOC101155211 gene encoding serine/arginine-rich splicing factor 7 isoform X2 yields MSYYSSSRSSSRATDCKVYVGDLGNGAAKGELERAFSYYGPLRSVWVARNPPGFAFVEFEDPRDAEDAVKGMDGKLLCGSRVRVEMSTGLSRKGRGRLSRRQFDPNDKCYQCGDRGHYAYDCYRSRSHSRSRSRSRSHGRRHRTRSRSRSRSYSRSRRRSPSYSRRRSRSGSQARSKSRTSVRSRSRSRSRSRSGSAPRRGRSASRSRSRSRSRSRSPSANHKRNSVWWELSTALTPQLIPGPGSASWRCVRPAGG; encoded by the exons ATGTCTTATTACTCTTCCTCCCGTAGTTCATCTCGAGCGACAGACTGTAAAGTTTACGTCGGGGACCTCGGCAATGGAGCTGCCAAGGGCGAGCTGGAGCGAGCGTTCAGTTATTACGGGCCGCTGCGAAGCGTGTGGGTGGCCAGGAACCCACCTGGATTCGCCTTTGTGGAGTTTGAGGACCCCAGAGATGCAGAGGATGCTGTCAAAGGCATGGATGGAAA GCTTCTCTGTGGGTCCCGTGTTCGAGTAGAGATGTCCACGGGTCTTTCCAGGAAGGGCCGCGGACGCCTTAGCCGTCGGCAGTTTGATCCCAACGACAAATGCTACCAATGTGGGGACCGGGGCCACTATGCCTACGACTGCTACCG GTCTCGCTCTCATTCACGATCTCGCTCCAGGTCCAGGTCTCACGGGCGCCGCCACCGCACTCGATCCCGCAGCCGTAGCCGTAGCTACAGCAG GAGCCGCCGTCGCTCCCCCTCTTATTCCAGGCGCCGAAGCAG GTCTGGTTCCCAGGCTCGGTCCAAGTCCAGGACTTCAGTGAGAAG TCGTTCTCGATCCAGGTCTCGGTCTCGGTCTGGGTCTGCACCAAGAAGGGGGCGCTCCGCTTCCCGATCCCGGTCCAGATCCAGATCTAGATCTCGATCTCCATCTGCCAACCACAAGCGGAACAG cgTGTGGTGGGAGCTGAGCACTGCACTGACACCGCAGCTGATCCCAGGCCCAGGGTCTGCCAGCTGGCGGTGTGTACGTCCTGCAGGAGGGTGA
- the hnrnpl gene encoding heterogeneous nuclear ribonucleoprotein L isoform X2, whose amino-acid sequence MATAASRYYNEDGRATKRQKTDGMATGYEDPHKTLPSVVVHVRGLVDGVTEADLVEALQEFGAISYVVVMPNKRQALVEYEDMNGSSTAVTYAADNQVYIAGHPAFINYSTSKKISRPGDSDDSRSVNNVLLFTIMNPIYPITTDVLYTICNNCGPVQRIVIFRKNGVQAMVEFDSVQSAQRAKASLNGADIYSGCCTLKIEYAKPTRLNVFKNDQDTWDYTNPNLGGPDGDADGNGSSAEDMNANPNKRPRQPALLGDHPPEYGGGYHGYDENYGSPPYEGRRMGPTMRGRGGRSYGPNYGPPPPPPGEYGAHADSPVVMVYGLDPVKMNADRVFNIFCLYGNVERVKFMKSKPGACMVEMGDCYAVDRAITHLNNNFLFGQKLNVCVSKQQAIVPGQSYELEDGSSSFKDFHGSRNNRFTSPEQAAKNRIQHPSNVLHFFNAQPDVTTEIFSEICEEIGVKSPVNVKMFTGKSGAAPSDRSASGLLEWESINDAMEALALMNHYQMKNPAGPYPYTLKLCFSTVQHAN is encoded by the exons ATGGCTACTGCGGCGAGCCGCTACTACAACGAGGACGGCAGGGCaactaaaagacagaaaaccgACGGAATGGCCACA GGATACGAAGACCCACACAAGACCCTCCCCTCAGTGGTGGTTCATGTCCGGGGGCTCGTGGATGGCGTCACCGAGGCTGACCTTGTGGAGGCCCTGCAAGAGTTTGGAGCCATCAG TTATGTGGTGGTGATGCCAAACAAGCGCCAGGCGCTGGTGGAGTATGAGGACATGAACGGTTCATCCACAGCCGTAACCTACGCCGCAGACAACCAGGTGTACATCGCCGGCCACCCAGCCTTCATAAACTACTCCACCAGTAAGAAGATCTCCAGACCGGGAGACTCAGACGATTCCAGAAGTGTCAACAACGTCCTTCTGTTCACAATCATGAACCCCATCTACCCCATCACCACG GATGTTCTTTACACCATCTGCAACAACTGTGGGCCTGTCCAGAGAATCGTCATCTTCAGAAAGAACGGAGTCCAGGCAATGGTTGa GTTTGATTCCGTGCAAAGTGCTCAGCGGGCGAAAGCCTCGCTCAACGGAGCCGACATCTACTCTGGCTGCTGTACTCTAAAGATCGAGTACGCAAAG cCCACACGCCTGAACGTGTTCAAGAATGACCAGGACACCTGGGACTACACAAACCCCAACCTGGGGGGGCCAG ATGGTGATGCAGATGGCAATGGGAgcagtgcag AGGACATGAACGCCAATCCCAACAAGCGGCCGAGGCAGCCCGCTCTACTGGGGGACCACCCACCAGAGTACG GAGGCGGTTACCACGGCTACGATGAAAACTATGGCTCCCCACCCTACGAGGGTCGACGGATGGGGCCTACCATGAGGGGACGTGGAGGGAGAAGCTACGGGCCGAACTACGGACCTCCCCCACCCCCGCCGGGCGAGTACGGCGCCCACGCAGACTCGCCGGTCGTCATGGTTTACGGGCTCGACCCGGTCAAGATGAACGCAGACCGCGTCTTTAACATCTTCTGTCTCTATGGAAACGTAGAGAGG GTGAAGTTTATGAAGAGTAAACCTGGAGCGTGCATGGTGGAAATGGGTGACTGCTATGCGGTGGATCGTGCCATCACTCACCTCAacaacaacttcctgtttggccaGAAGCTGAATGTGTG CGTCTCAAAGCAGCAGGCCATCGTTCCCGGTCAGAGCTATGAGCTGGAAGACGGATCGAGCAGCTTCAAAGACTTCCACGGCTCCAGGAACAACCGCTTCACCTCCCCCGAGCAGGCGGCCAAGAACCGCATCCAGCACCCAAGCAACGTGTTGCACTTCTTCAACGCGCAGCCCGACGTCACAACAGAGATCTTCTCTGAG ATTTGCGAGGAGATTGGTGTGAAGAGTCCCGTTAATGTCAAAATGTTCACCGGAAAGA GCGGCGCTGCCCCCAGTGACCGCAGCGCGTCGGGTCTGTTGGAGTGGGAATCCATCAACGACGCTATGGAAGCCCTGGCCCTGATGAACCACTACCAGATGAAGAACCCAG CCGGTCCGTACCCGTACACCCTGAAGCTTTGCTTCTCCACTGTCCAGCACGCCAACTGA